caattgctagcataattaggatcatccataaacacagagactcaagctctgatcaatctcatattcaacattcatggcatgccctaatcacatgtttctcatgcatcacatgcatcacatttaaacatccaacatgcatcaagaataaccatgcatgtcacatatggggtgcagttttcttacctctagttcgagcgagaattaataaaagaatgacccttgagaacaatttgtcttttagttccttagcagttacctagtcataaccaattggaatccattaataaagtaaatcaataaaagtTCACAATCTAATAtctcactcccgggaccaatcccacactctcgagaCTCACAATCTACTCAAATGGGAtaaaggaaccaacccctgagccttaaaaaccatcccgagccctaaaaatgagACTTTCTGAAGTTGGCCTAGCTCTGGGGAGCTGCcaaatggcgctggggcgcttTCCCAAGGCAAAGAGGCCCAAATCCCTGCCCtacatagcgctggggcgccagcttcagaccagaaAAATTTATGGTTTTCCCTCCTTgtgatttcccttgaaaccaaccctccaaaccaatcccatacattaccaaaacatccaattcaacccctaaacttcatttaCATCACAcccccatcaaaacccaagcaaccaaactcaaaaacttccactaattcccaactatccacatcaaaatctataagctaaaaactaaaagaaaaacagagcaaagcttaaagttcatggatgatttcttacctcaagctggttttgagtcctcttcaatggatgaaccaacaTCCTATGCTCAAACCTTTAATTTCCTAGCTTATTTCTTCAAGctggcttcaaaaattccaaaggagaAAGTTGATGAAAGTATGAAGAAGGAGAACTCTGTTTTTTGGTTTCAGTTTTCTACAGGTTACTAGAGTCAtatatatcctaggggtgaaatgtctatttttcccctaggtcaattaaatgtttctaaagactcccaagggtaaaatcatcatcTTCCAtttatttcgttaatcataattaacacccttaaattctcgctattctcgatattctccaacaccaataattcatatcttgttACTTTTTAATTCCCGgaaacactctaatcattaaaatcaccccgagactcactccgagccctaaacataatcccgttatgactaaattgCTACTTTTTcctcaagatcgtctcatgccgaatggttcgaataaatccacatataatgtggtattatttgtaattcacccacatgcatgaaaatacacaatcacgccctcaacgggccaaattaccaaaattcccttataattaaaaatgaacccatatgcatgcatttgccattatataataatataattcacataaacatgcatataatcatttaataacataataaatcaattatggtcctcccggtcTCCTagtcaaggtcttaaaccttattaggaaaattggggcattacaattttctGCATGTATAAGGTTATACTTTGTAAGTAGTAAAATTATATCTTGTATTTCATATGGGGTGACAATTCTTATTGTAACAAGAAATTTTGGTTTCATGTGATGGACAATAGAGAGCGGTCTTATCAAGTACGAGGGAAACATTGGAAGAAAGCATCAAGGAGGTTTACAATGATAAAGTATTCCTGAAGTGTTTAAGAATAGCAGACTTAGGCTGCTCCTCAGGCCCTAACACACTAACTCTGGTATCTTACATTATTGACATCATACAAGCCATTTGCCAATGTTCGAACAAGATCATCAAATCACCAACTTTTCAAGTCTTTCTCAATGATCTTCCGGGGAACGATTTCAACGTTGTCTTCCAATCCCTTTCCAACTTCTATGAGAGGCTTGAGAAAGAAAAGGGTGACGATTTTGGACCCTGCTTCATCGCAGCAATGCCTGGGAGTTTCTATGGGAGGCTTTTCCCTAACAATTCTATGCATAGTGTTCATTCTTCTTATAGTTTGCATTGGTTGTCACaggtatacatatatatattatctaaTTAATGCGTATTTATAACAGTAATTAGAATTAATTATGTTATGAATTTAGGTTCCAAAGGAGTTATTAGTGAATAATAACAAAGGAAATATTTACATTTCGAAGACAAGCCCTCCTCTGGTTTTCAAAGCATATTTGGACCAGTTTCATAAGGATTTCACAAATTTCTTGAGATGGCGTTCAGAGGAAATAGAAGTTGTTGGTATCATGATAATAACAATCATGGGCAGTATTAGAAGTGAttctcataaaaatatttttgaaatacTGGGAAGGGCACTAAAAGACATGGTCAAGGAGGTATATACATGAGTAAAtgaataattattatactatataattttttaatatagcTAGATATGTATTATTGAATTTTGTCTATCATTCAAATATGCAAATTATAATTttaggtttatacatttttggaccttgtgttt
The Humulus lupulus chromosome 6, drHumLupu1.1, whole genome shotgun sequence DNA segment above includes these coding regions:
- the LOC133784763 gene encoding probable caffeine synthase MTL3, which encodes MDEPTSYAQTFNFLAYFFKLASKIPKEKVDESMKKENSRAVLSSTRETLEESIKEVYNDKVFLKCLRIADLGCSSGPNTLTLVSYIIDIIQAICQCSNKIIKSPTFQVFLNDLPGNDFNVVFQSLSNFYERLEKEKGDDFGPCFIAAMPGSFYGRLFPNNSMHSVHSSYSLHWLSQVPKELLVNNNKGNIYISKTSPPLVFKAYLDQFHKDFTNFLRWRSEEIEVVEVESVVQEVGSFSVQKLNSFEMAWDAGFTSHEHNSNNEKFERGKYVSDYVRAAAEPILVKQFGKTVMEELFKRIADKVTESMAKEKWQYLNLVISLTKN